From a region of the Myxococcales bacterium genome:
- a CDS encoding L,D-transpeptidase, translating to MAARRARLRVLTTATSTAILCATLSAFHAARANSDVDVYAQVAQVAPVAQIDVQAALVMEIELSTFRLSVRDAHSGERGPTIRVALGSPAQPTPIGRFPLDRIILSPSWRPGPVAERSGAVAQPASLHTPMGAVKIPFAADGAIALHGGSDRRVLGKPISAGCVRATDSDLLRIVAWLDRRDALASARQVRNGEIHRRFRRTIELVVR from the coding sequence GTGGCAGCTCGCCGAGCCCGCCTGCGGGTCCTTACGACTGCGACGTCCACGGCAATACTGTGCGCGACCCTGTCGGCCTTCCACGCCGCCCGCGCGAATTCCGACGTCGATGTCTACGCCCAGGTCGCCCAGGTCGCCCCGGTCGCCCAGATCGACGTCCAGGCAGCGCTGGTCATGGAGATCGAATTGTCGACCTTTCGGCTCAGCGTGCGCGATGCGCACAGTGGAGAACGCGGGCCAACCATACGGGTGGCACTCGGCTCTCCTGCACAGCCCACCCCGATTGGCCGGTTTCCCCTCGACAGGATCATCCTGAGTCCCTCCTGGCGCCCCGGGCCGGTGGCTGAGCGGTCGGGCGCAGTGGCCCAACCGGCATCGCTCCACACGCCCATGGGCGCCGTCAAGATCCCCTTCGCAGCGGACGGCGCCATCGCGCTGCACGGTGGCTCGGATCGCCGGGTCCTCGGCAAACCGATCTCAGCGGGCTGTGTACGGGCTACAGACTCCGATCTGCTGCGCATCGTCGCGTGGCTCGACCGTCGCGACGCTCTGGCGTCTGCGCGACAAGTGCGCAACGGAGAAATCCACCGACGCTTTCGGCGCACGATCGAGCTGGTCGTGCGCTGA
- a CDS encoding PEP-CTERM sorting domain-containing protein (PEP-CTERM proteins occur, often in large numbers, in the proteomes of bacteria that also encode an exosortase, a predicted intramembrane cysteine proteinase. The presence of a PEP-CTERM domain at a protein's C-terminus predicts cleavage within the sorting domain, followed by covalent anchoring to some some component of the (usually Gram-negative) cell surface. Many PEP-CTERM proteins exhibit an unusual sequence composition that includes large numbers of potential glycosylation sites. Expression of one such protein has been shown restore the ability of a bacterium to form floc, a type of biofilm.): protein MAFGCADFNWNQVRERFASSVLGGVALMVFTLFAATSAQAVTYIPFDGPEFGGLYSYGYDWDAETYPTISTFNEFSTFEQATTSDSEFADSSLLHVDLESFQGCPFTEDNCSDTYNVFDVVWKVTFQTEQTDDPALPYDVHLILVDSDPSALFVSNIVSVDYGSGSLGTSPSDLQSLTLQTAKLNDLYFVDLALGTMLDDEVVYVGVTYRVLGSLPLADPSQPGFLFPQLVPGAYVTVIPEPGTASMLGLGLTALALIRKRA from the coding sequence ATGGCGTTTGGTTGTGCTGATTTCAACTGGAACCAAGTGAGAGAGCGATTTGCGAGTTCCGTATTGGGCGGCGTTGCTCTCATGGTGTTCACGCTGTTCGCTGCGACGAGCGCTCAGGCAGTCACGTACATTCCATTCGACGGCCCCGAATTCGGTGGTCTCTATAGCTACGGATATGACTGGGACGCTGAGACCTATCCGACGATTTCGACCTTCAACGAATTTTCGACGTTCGAACAGGCGACCACGTCTGACTCCGAATTTGCGGATTCGTCTTTGCTTCATGTGGACCTGGAGAGCTTCCAGGGATGCCCGTTTACGGAAGATAACTGCAGCGATACCTATAATGTGTTCGATGTCGTTTGGAAAGTCACCTTCCAGACCGAACAAACCGATGATCCCGCCCTGCCTTATGACGTGCATTTGATTCTCGTCGATTCGGACCCCTCTGCGTTGTTCGTCAGCAACATCGTATCCGTCGACTACGGATCGGGTTCGTTGGGGACGAGCCCGTCGGATCTTCAGTCCCTCACCCTCCAGACCGCAAAGCTGAACGATCTCTACTTCGTCGACCTGGCACTCGGAACCATGTTGGACGACGAAGTCGTGTATGTCGGCGTTACTTACCGAGTCCTCGGCAGTCTTCCCTTGGCGGACCCTAGCCAGCCCGGGTTCCTGTTCCCGCAGCTCGTCCCGGGAGCCTATGTCACCGTAATCCCCGAGCCGGGCACTGCAAGCATGCTGGGCCTCGGTCTGACAGCCCTCGCGCTGATTCGCAAACGGGCCTAA